Proteins encoded within one genomic window of Methyloceanibacter stevinii:
- a CDS encoding GNAT family N-acetyltransferase, translated as MMTFEIRPETPADIPAINALSATAFGPGRFARSAYRVREGVPPVSELSLTAWSEGRIVGGVRFTAIRVGDRDSGLLLGPLVVDPSLAGKGCGKALLEEGLNRSRAAGFGFVLLVGDMPYYGRFGFKPSAHGAITLPGPVDPARLLGVELAEGALEGVGGQVRAYAA; from the coding sequence ATGATGACCTTTGAAATTCGCCCCGAAACACCCGCCGACATCCCGGCGATCAACGCTCTTTCCGCGACCGCCTTCGGGCCGGGCCGCTTCGCGCGCAGCGCCTATCGCGTGCGCGAGGGCGTCCCGCCGGTGTCCGAGCTCAGCCTGACGGCCTGGTCGGAAGGCCGGATCGTTGGCGGCGTCCGGTTTACGGCCATCCGGGTCGGTGACCGGGACAGCGGGCTGTTGCTCGGTCCGCTCGTGGTCGATCCGAGCTTGGCTGGGAAAGGCTGCGGCAAAGCGCTTCTGGAGGAAGGGCTGAACCGGTCGCGCGCGGCAGGCTTCGGCTTCGTGCTGCTGGTCGGCGACATGCCCTATTACGGGCGCTTCGGGTTCAAGCCGTCCGCACACGGTGCGATCACGCTGCCGGGGCCGGTCGATCCGGCGCGGCTCTTGGGCGTCGAACTTGCCGAGGGCGCGTTGGAAGGCGTGGGCGGCCAAGTCCGCGCCTACGCGGCTTAA
- a CDS encoding NUDIX domain-containing protein, translating to MSTKVPRSSRLSRVVTAAIRPIWRMRRGMTLGSQGAVIDEAGRILLVRHSYRAGWFFPGGGVEWGETLEEALARELEEEVGVTLTGPPALYAMYSNSANFPGDHIALYVVRQWTRDGDYRQMGEIAQTGMFALDDLPEPLDPGTSRRLAEIFDGAPVSPKWSG from the coding sequence TTGAGCACCAAAGTACCACGCAGCAGTCGCCTGTCCCGGGTCGTGACGGCCGCCATCCGGCCAATCTGGCGCATGCGCCGGGGTATGACGCTCGGGTCCCAGGGCGCCGTGATCGACGAGGCAGGCCGCATTCTTCTCGTGCGGCATAGCTATCGGGCGGGCTGGTTCTTCCCCGGCGGCGGGGTGGAATGGGGCGAGACCCTGGAAGAGGCCCTGGCGCGCGAGCTCGAAGAGGAGGTCGGCGTCACCCTGACCGGTCCACCGGCGCTCTATGCCATGTACTCCAACAGCGCCAATTTTCCCGGCGACCACATCGCCCTCTACGTGGTGCGGCAATGGACGCGCGATGGGGATTACCGGCAGATGGGCGAGATCGCGCAGACAGGGATGTTCGCCCTGGACGATCTGCCCGAGCCACTCGACCCGGGCACGAGCCGCCGGCTTGCGGAGATATTCGATGGCGCGCCGGTCAGCCCCAAATGGTCCGGCTAA
- the wrbA gene encoding NAD(P)H:quinone oxidoreductase, translating to MADKAKLLVLYHSSYGHVETLAYAMAHGVRAVEDIRVTVKRVPELMPDDVMSAAGMKVEQPAPIAEPGELAEYDGIIIGTPTRFGNMSSQMRYFLDQTGPLWAAGALIGKVGSVFTSTSTGGGNETTIVSVYNTLIHHGMVVVGLPYSAPDLTDISEVRGGSPYGASTIAAPDGSRTPSQKELNLASFQGHHVAKITKKLMTGDE from the coding sequence ATGGCAGACAAGGCGAAGCTGCTCGTTCTCTATCATTCCTCCTATGGGCACGTGGAGACGCTTGCCTACGCGATGGCGCACGGCGTTCGCGCGGTGGAGGATATTCGGGTCACGGTCAAACGCGTGCCCGAGCTGATGCCGGACGACGTGATGTCCGCCGCCGGCATGAAGGTCGAACAACCGGCCCCGATCGCCGAGCCGGGCGAACTCGCCGAGTACGACGGCATCATCATCGGAACGCCGACCCGCTTCGGCAACATGTCGTCGCAGATGCGCTACTTCCTCGATCAGACCGGACCGCTCTGGGCGGCCGGGGCGCTGATCGGCAAGGTGGGCAGCGTCTTCACCTCCACGTCCACGGGCGGCGGCAACGAAACGACGATCGTGTCCGTGTATAACACCCTGATCCACCACGGCATGGTGGTCGTGGGGCTGCCCTATTCCGCGCCCGACCTGACGGATATCAGCGAGGTTCGTGGTGGCTCTCCGTACGGCGCAAGCACGATCGCCGCACCGGACGGCTCCCGCACGCCCTCGCAGAAGGAGCTGAACCTCGCGAGCTTCCAGGGTCACCACGTCGCGAAGATCACCAAGAAACTGATGACGGGCGACGAATAG